A single genomic interval of Streptomyces sp. NBC_00663 harbors:
- a CDS encoding transcriptional regulator, whose amino-acid sequence MAARPLVARQPNERLQALIQEAGCSNAGLARRVNMCGAEHGLDLRYDKTSVARWLRGQQPRGRAPAIIAEALGRKLGRTVTIDEIGMANGKNLASGVGLQFSPTVLGAIEQVCELWRSDVGRRDFLSGSSVAASALVEPSRDWLISSPDSQVARSAGPRVGQSDVAAVRAMTQALVDLDHQYGSGHVRPVVVHYLNSVVSGLLAGSYREAVGRELFAAVARLTELAGYMAIDTGQPGLAQRYYIQALRLAQAAGDRGYGGYVLAASMSHLAAQLGNPREIAQLARAAQEGARGRATPRAEAMFHAAEARGHALMGDARAAQVASGRAVSALESADVNSGDDPVWIAHFDEAYLADELAHCHRDLGQAEAAARRAQESLDGLPETKARRRAIGYVLLASAQVQQREIEQACHTGLKAVELLETVRSNRGAEYLDDFQQRLEPFRDEPVVREFGARLDLQAAA is encoded by the coding sequence ATGGCCGCAAGGCCTCTCGTCGCGCGGCAGCCGAACGAACGGTTGCAGGCGCTCATCCAGGAAGCGGGTTGCTCGAACGCCGGGCTGGCCCGCCGCGTCAACATGTGCGGCGCGGAGCACGGTCTCGACCTGCGCTACGACAAGACGTCCGTGGCCCGTTGGCTGCGCGGTCAGCAGCCGCGGGGCCGGGCGCCGGCGATCATCGCGGAGGCGCTGGGGCGCAAACTCGGCCGTACGGTCACGATCGACGAGATCGGCATGGCCAACGGCAAGAACCTCGCCTCGGGCGTGGGCCTCCAGTTCTCACCGACCGTCCTCGGTGCCATCGAGCAGGTCTGTGAGCTGTGGCGCAGTGACGTGGGGCGGCGGGACTTCCTGTCCGGCTCGTCGGTGGCCGCGTCCGCGCTCGTCGAGCCGAGCCGTGACTGGCTGATCTCGTCGCCGGACTCACAGGTGGCGCGTTCGGCGGGGCCCCGGGTGGGGCAGTCCGACGTGGCGGCCGTGCGGGCGATGACCCAGGCCCTCGTGGACCTCGACCACCAGTACGGCAGCGGGCATGTGCGGCCGGTCGTCGTGCACTACCTCAACAGTGTGGTGAGCGGGCTGCTCGCGGGGTCGTACCGGGAGGCCGTCGGGCGGGAACTGTTCGCCGCGGTCGCGCGGTTGACCGAGCTCGCCGGGTACATGGCCATCGACACCGGCCAACCGGGCCTGGCCCAGCGGTACTACATCCAGGCGCTGCGGCTCGCGCAGGCCGCCGGGGACCGTGGCTACGGCGGGTACGTCCTCGCCGCCTCCATGAGCCATCTCGCCGCGCAGCTCGGAAACCCGCGTGAGATCGCACAGTTGGCGCGGGCGGCGCAGGAGGGGGCGCGGGGGCGCGCGACACCGCGCGCCGAGGCGATGTTCCATGCGGCGGAGGCGCGCGGGCACGCGCTGATGGGCGACGCGCGGGCGGCGCAGGTGGCGTCCGGGCGGGCGGTGAGCGCGCTGGAGTCGGCGGACGTGAACTCCGGGGACGACCCGGTGTGGATCGCCCACTTCGACGAGGCCTATCTGGCCGACGAGTTGGCGCACTGCCACCGCGACCTCGGTCAGGCCGAGGCGGCGGCGCGGCGGGCGCAGGAATCCCTCGACGGGCTGCCGGAGACGAAGGCGCGGCGCCGGGCCATCGGGTACGTCCTGCTCGCCAGCGCGCAGGTGCAGCAGCGCGAGATCGAACAGGCCTGCCACACCGGGCTGAAGGCCGTGGAGTTGCTGGAGACCGTCCGGTCCAACCGGGGCGCCGAGTACCTCGACGACTTCCAGCAGCGTCTCGAACCCTTCCGGGACGAGCCCGTGGTACGGGAGTTCGGGGCCCGGTTGGACCTTCAGGCCGCCGCGTGA
- a CDS encoding bifunctional DNA primase/polymerase has product MFIVEETIAGTEAVQIPKQRGESLLETAVRYAEERHWDVFPGAWLEAVDGVQRCSCGEAACAAPGAHPAREDWATQATGSATVARRLWSKQPLASILLPTGRTFDAVSVPETAGFLALARMERMELTLGPVTLSPDRRMHFFVLPGASVKVPELVRKLGWTPSSLDLVALGEGAYVAAPPTRYGSRGAVQWACRPTPANRWLPDAEELISPLAYACGRDR; this is encoded by the coding sequence GTGTTCATCGTGGAAGAGACGATCGCGGGCACCGAAGCCGTTCAGATTCCGAAGCAGCGCGGCGAATCGCTGCTGGAGACAGCCGTACGCTACGCCGAGGAGCGCCACTGGGACGTCTTCCCCGGCGCCTGGCTGGAAGCCGTCGACGGGGTGCAGCGCTGCTCCTGCGGCGAGGCGGCGTGCGCCGCACCCGGCGCGCACCCGGCGCGGGAGGACTGGGCGACGCAGGCCACGGGCAGTGCGACCGTCGCGCGCCGGTTGTGGTCCAAGCAGCCGCTGGCGTCGATTCTGCTGCCGACGGGGCGGACGTTCGACGCGGTGTCCGTGCCGGAGACCGCGGGATTTCTCGCGCTGGCCCGTATGGAACGGATGGAGTTGACGCTCGGGCCGGTGACCTTGTCGCCCGATCGTCGGATGCACTTCTTCGTGTTGCCGGGAGCCTCGGTGAAGGTGCCGGAGTTGGTGCGGAAGCTCGGGTGGACGCCTTCTTCCTTGGATCTGGTGGCGTTGGGCGAGGGGGCGTACGTGGCTGCTCCGCCTACTCGTTACGGGTCCCGTGGAGCTGTGCAGTGGGCTTGTCGGCCCACCCCGGCGAATCGGTGGTTGCCGGATGCTGAGGAGTTGATCTCGCCGCTTGCCTATGCGTGCGGTCGGGACAGGTAA